One window from the genome of Sphaerotilus microaerophilus encodes:
- a CDS encoding FimV/HubP family polar landmark protein — MALKEVAAVAAVTAALCAAPSAWALSLGRLTVQSALGESLKAEIDVTSLTPDEAANLRVRIAPPDAYRIAGVDYNPVLPATTVVVQRRADGSAFLRIVSDRAVQEPFVDVILELSWSSGRLLREYTLLFDPPAVARAPAAVPAPATPVAVAAPPVATAPVPAAPPAVAAEPAPVPVAPPAPARVAAEPKAAAPVRAASKASDGEQLEYRVKPGDTLGGIAGRNVGSGVSLEQMLVGLFRGNAHAFSGSNMNRLKAGVVLSVPSSEQAAAIDASEARRVIQVQSADFNAYRQRLAGAVPAQTHEAEPARKSAGKVQAEVQDRKQAAAPTPDRLQLDKGKAASSAGALTSEDKIAKDRAQKDAAHRVGELARNLEDLKKLQAASAAASPASAAKAAGAAASNAVAGAKAPLLPTIAAPAATGVASAASSAAVAAKPAPALAPVSSPAVAASAAPMVMAAASAASASASAAMPIVAASAPLVAAASKPAVAASRSPVVVPPIQAEEPSLVDSLMENPLLLPGAGLLAALLAGFGFYRFRNKNKDEAGVTSFLESRLQPDSFFGASGGQRIDTRDASGAPSSMSYSLSQIDAIGDVDPVAEADVYLAYGRDLQAEEILKEAMRTNPERLAIRTKLLEVYAKRRDIKGYELLAGELYGLTGGQGDDWQRAQELGRSIDPENPLYEPGGQPSAGSTAEAGGGEMLGASTMPQSVVPSPSRFEHSVPDLNLDGDIPSGSTAVVDLDISVPGDMDEAPTARMSGYHSSMPAAFSPSVPPVFSPSVPPFSPSVPPTGTSNSGSSRSLEFELQDLPVAPSPAPRLDLSDLSLDLDAPAPTVAATPLDMGASLEMGLDDDDGDPLARKIELAEEFHQIGDHEGARDLLQEVIEKADGALKARAQAMLNSLN; from the coding sequence ATGGCTCTGAAAGAAGTGGCGGCCGTGGCCGCCGTCACCGCGGCCCTGTGTGCCGCGCCATCGGCATGGGCGCTCAGCCTCGGTCGCCTGACGGTGCAGTCGGCATTGGGCGAGTCGCTCAAGGCGGAGATCGACGTCACCAGCCTGACGCCGGATGAGGCGGCCAACCTGCGCGTGCGCATCGCGCCGCCGGACGCCTACCGCATCGCCGGGGTCGACTACAACCCGGTGCTGCCGGCCACCACGGTGGTGGTGCAGCGGAGGGCCGATGGCAGTGCCTTCCTGCGCATCGTCAGCGATCGCGCCGTACAGGAGCCCTTCGTCGACGTGATCCTTGAGCTGTCGTGGTCGAGCGGCCGCCTGCTGCGCGAGTACACCCTGCTGTTCGATCCGCCTGCCGTGGCCCGTGCGCCCGCGGCCGTGCCCGCCCCGGCCACGCCGGTGGCGGTGGCGGCGCCTCCTGTCGCGACGGCGCCTGTGCCTGCAGCACCGCCTGCCGTGGCGGCCGAGCCTGCCCCGGTGCCCGTGGCGCCGCCAGCGCCGGCCCGGGTTGCCGCAGAACCGAAGGCGGCTGCGCCTGTCCGCGCAGCGTCAAAGGCGTCCGACGGCGAGCAGCTTGAATACCGCGTCAAGCCGGGCGACACGCTGGGTGGCATTGCTGGGCGCAACGTGGGTTCGGGCGTGTCGCTGGAGCAGATGCTGGTCGGCCTGTTCCGGGGCAATGCCCATGCCTTCTCCGGCAGCAACATGAACCGCCTGAAGGCGGGCGTGGTGCTCAGCGTGCCGTCGAGCGAGCAGGCTGCCGCCATCGACGCGAGCGAGGCGCGCCGCGTGATCCAGGTGCAGAGCGCCGACTTCAACGCCTACCGCCAGCGTCTGGCGGGGGCGGTGCCCGCGCAGACCCACGAGGCCGAACCGGCCCGCAAGTCGGCAGGCAAGGTGCAGGCCGAAGTGCAGGACCGCAAGCAGGCGGCCGCGCCAACGCCGGACCGGTTGCAACTGGACAAGGGCAAGGCCGCTTCGTCGGCGGGGGCGCTGACCTCCGAGGACAAGATCGCCAAGGATCGCGCCCAGAAGGACGCAGCCCACCGTGTGGGTGAGTTGGCTCGCAACCTGGAAGACTTGAAGAAGCTCCAGGCGGCGTCCGCTGCTGCCTCGCCCGCATCGGCTGCCAAGGCGGCCGGCGCGGCTGCCAGCAACGCGGTGGCGGGCGCCAAGGCACCGTTGCTGCCGACGATTGCCGCACCGGCTGCGACGGGTGTGGCCTCTGCAGCCTCGTCTGCCGCAGTGGCCGCAAAGCCTGCACCTGCACTTGCACCCGTGTCGTCGCCTGCAGTGGCGGCCAGCGCCGCTCCGATGGTGATGGCGGCTGCATCGGCAGCCTCTGCTTCGGCCAGCGCGGCGATGCCGATCGTGGCCGCCAGTGCCCCGCTGGTCGCAGCCGCGTCGAAGCCCGCCGTGGCTGCGTCCAGGTCGCCGGTCGTCGTGCCGCCGATCCAGGCCGAGGAACCGTCGCTGGTCGACTCCCTGATGGAGAACCCGCTGCTGTTGCCAGGGGCGGGCCTGCTGGCGGCGCTGCTGGCCGGGTTTGGCTTCTACCGCTTCCGCAACAAGAACAAGGACGAGGCCGGAGTCACGTCGTTCCTGGAAAGCCGGCTGCAGCCAGACTCCTTCTTCGGCGCCAGCGGTGGTCAGCGCATCGACACGCGCGACGCGTCCGGTGCGCCATCGTCGATGAGCTATTCGCTCAGCCAGATCGACGCCATCGGTGACGTCGACCCCGTCGCCGAAGCGGATGTCTACCTGGCCTATGGTCGGGACCTGCAGGCCGAGGAGATCCTGAAGGAGGCCATGCGCACCAATCCGGAGCGTCTGGCCATCCGCACCAAGCTGCTGGAGGTCTACGCCAAGCGCCGCGACATCAAGGGCTACGAGTTGCTCGCCGGTGAGCTCTATGGGCTGACGGGTGGGCAGGGAGACGACTGGCAGCGGGCCCAGGAGCTCGGCCGCTCGATCGACCCCGAGAACCCGCTCTACGAGCCGGGTGGGCAGCCCAGTGCCGGTTCGACGGCAGAAGCCGGCGGCGGTGAGATGCTCGGCGCCAGCACCATGCCGCAGTCCGTGGTGCCGTCGCCTTCGCGCTTCGAGCACAGCGTGCCTGACCTGAACCTGGATGGCGACATCCCCTCAGGAAGCACCGCCGTGGTCGATCTGGACATTTCCGTGCCGGGCGACATGGATGAGGCGCCCACGGCGCGCATGAGTGGCTACCACAGCAGCATGCCCGCGGCCTTCTCACCGAGCGTGCCCCCGGTGTTCTCGCCCAGTGTGCCGCCGTTCTCCCCGAGCGTGCCGCCGACCGGTACGTCGAACTCCGGCAGCAGCCGCAGCCTGGAGTTTGAACTGCAGGATCTGCCCGTTGCCCCCTCGCCTGCTCCACGCCTGGACCTCTCGGACCTGTCGCTCGACCTCGACGCGCCGGCCCCGACGGTGGCTGCGACGCCGCTGGACATGGGTGCTTCGCTGGAGATGGGGCTGGACGATGACGACGGCGACCCGCTGGCCCGCAAGATCGAACTGGCGGAGGAGTTCCACCAGATCGGCGACCACGAGGGCGCGCGTGACCTGCTGCAGGAAGTGATCGAGAAGGCCGACGGCGCGCTGAAGGCCAGGGCCCAGGCGATGCTCAACAGCCTGAACTGA
- the truA gene encoding tRNA pseudouridine(38-40) synthase TruA: MRLALGITYRGTAYHGWQSQAGVASVQQVLEEALAQFAAMPVRVTCAGRTDTGVHGINQVVHLDTSLDRADFSWVRGTNRFLPQDVGVQWCRRVDDGFHARFSARARRYAYVLRESPVRPALESGFVGWVFRPLEASGMREAAAHLIGEHDFSSFRSADCQARSPVKQMHEIRIERHGAFWRFDFEASAFLHHMVRNLMGCLVAVGSGAREPGWMREVLTARDRDVAAPTFAPDGLYFLGPRYDACHGLPDGAAAHDWLPGSVTAGDSAATFP, from the coding sequence GTGCGTCTTGCCTTGGGCATCACCTACCGCGGCACGGCCTATCACGGCTGGCAGAGCCAGGCGGGCGTGGCCTCGGTCCAACAGGTCCTGGAAGAGGCACTGGCGCAGTTTGCGGCGATGCCGGTGCGTGTGACCTGCGCCGGGCGCACCGATACCGGCGTGCACGGGATCAACCAGGTGGTGCACCTGGACACATCGCTCGACCGGGCGGATTTTTCCTGGGTGCGGGGCACCAACCGCTTCCTCCCGCAGGATGTCGGGGTGCAGTGGTGCCGGCGTGTCGATGATGGGTTCCACGCCCGCTTTTCTGCGCGTGCGCGCCGCTATGCCTACGTGCTGCGCGAGTCGCCGGTGCGGCCAGCGCTGGAATCGGGCTTCGTCGGCTGGGTGTTCCGGCCCCTGGAGGCCTCAGGCATGCGCGAGGCGGCCGCGCACCTCATCGGCGAGCACGACTTTTCCTCCTTTCGCTCCGCCGACTGCCAGGCGCGCAGCCCGGTCAAGCAGATGCACGAGATCCGCATCGAGCGGCACGGGGCCTTCTGGCGCTTCGACTTCGAGGCCAGCGCTTTCCTGCACCACATGGTGCGCAATCTGATGGGCTGTCTCGTTGCGGTGGGCAGCGGCGCTCGCGAGCCCGGTTGGATGCGCGAGGTGCTGACTGCGCGCGACCGCGATGTTGCTGCGCCCACCTTTGCACCGGACGGCCTGTACTTTCTCGGCCCACGCTACGATGCTTGCCACGGCCTGCCGGACGGGGCAGCGGCGCACGATTGGTTGCCCGGCTCCGTCACTGCCGGGGATTCTGCTGCTACCTTCCCATGA
- a CDS encoding phosphoribosylanthranilate isomerase produces the protein MIAVHARTRIKICGLTREADLDAAVEAGADAIGFVFYPPSPRHVGVERAAQLASRLPPFVTPVGLFVNAALDDVAAACAAIPNLLLQFHGDETPAQCEQAARPYLRAARMAPGFDLLNFARQYAGLPHARAMLLDAHVEAYGGAGKVFDWSLVPPSVPCPVVLSGGLNAANVTDGVLRLRPWAVDVSSGVEAAKGVKDVVLMRQFCDAVREADARLADLDSAY, from the coding sequence ATGATTGCTGTTCACGCACGCACGCGCATCAAGATCTGCGGCCTGACCCGCGAGGCCGATCTGGACGCGGCCGTCGAAGCCGGTGCCGACGCGATCGGTTTTGTCTTCTACCCGCCCAGTCCTCGGCATGTGGGCGTCGAGCGGGCGGCGCAGCTGGCCTCGCGTCTGCCGCCCTTCGTGACGCCGGTGGGGTTGTTCGTCAACGCCGCGCTGGACGACGTCGCTGCGGCCTGTGCGGCGATCCCCAACCTGCTGCTGCAGTTTCACGGGGACGAGACCCCCGCGCAGTGCGAGCAGGCCGCGCGCCCCTACCTGCGGGCGGCGCGGATGGCGCCGGGTTTCGATTTGTTAAACTTCGCACGCCAGTACGCCGGGCTGCCGCACGCCCGGGCGATGTTGCTCGATGCCCATGTCGAGGCGTACGGCGGTGCAGGAAAGGTCTTCGATTGGTCGCTCGTCCCCCCCAGCGTTCCCTGTCCGGTCGTTTTGTCTGGTGGGTTGAATGCTGCCAACGTGACCGATGGGGTGCTGCGCCTGCGCCCCTGGGCCGTTGACGTCAGTTCGGGCGTCGAGGCTGCCAAGGGGGTCAAGGACGTGGTGCTGATGCGCCAGTTCTGCGATGCGGTGCGCGAGGCCGATGCCCGCCTGGCCGACCTCGACAGCGCCTACTGA
- the trpB gene encoding tryptophan synthase subunit beta, with protein sequence MFDYQQPDARGHFGIYGGSFVAETLSHALDELREAYEHYRHDADFQAEYRRELAHFVGRPSPVYHAARTSREMGGAQIYLKREDLNHTGAHKINNVIGQALLARRMGKPRVIAETGAGQHGVATATICARYGLECVVYMGSEDVKRQSPNVYRMDLLGARVVPVESGSKTLKDALNEAMRDWVTNVENTFYIIGTVAGPHPYPAMVRDFQRVIGDECLVQMPGMIGRADGRDDRQPDAVVACVGGGSNAMGIFYPYIPHEGTRLIGVEAAGHGMDSGKHSASLQRGAPGVLHGNRTYVLQDANGQITETHSVSAGLDYPGVGPEHAYLKDIGRAEYVGITDDEALAAFHYLCRTEGIIPALESSHAVAYAMKLAKTMRPDQHILVNLSGRGDKDIGTVADLSGAEFFCRPSCRGQTVKSGAQAVEVVRNAGAAQ encoded by the coding sequence ATGTTCGACTATCAGCAACCCGATGCCCGTGGGCACTTCGGGATCTACGGCGGCAGCTTCGTTGCCGAAACGCTCAGCCACGCCCTCGATGAGTTGCGCGAGGCCTATGAGCACTACCGCCACGATGCCGACTTCCAGGCCGAATACCGCCGCGAGCTGGCCCACTTCGTCGGCCGGCCCAGCCCGGTCTACCACGCCGCACGCACCAGCCGCGAGATGGGCGGCGCGCAGATCTACCTCAAGCGCGAAGACCTCAACCACACCGGCGCGCACAAGATCAACAACGTGATCGGCCAGGCGCTGCTGGCCCGGCGCATGGGCAAGCCGCGCGTGATCGCCGAAACCGGTGCCGGCCAGCACGGCGTGGCCACCGCCACCATCTGCGCGCGCTACGGCCTGGAGTGCGTGGTCTACATGGGCAGCGAGGATGTCAAGCGCCAGTCGCCGAACGTCTACCGCATGGACCTGCTGGGCGCCCGGGTGGTGCCGGTGGAGTCCGGCAGCAAAACGCTCAAGGACGCGCTGAACGAGGCCATGCGCGACTGGGTCACCAACGTCGAGAACACCTTCTACATCATCGGCACAGTGGCCGGCCCGCACCCGTACCCCGCGATGGTGCGCGACTTCCAGCGCGTCATCGGCGATGAATGCCTGGTGCAGATGCCGGGGATGATCGGCCGCGCCGATGGTCGTGACGATCGGCAACCCGACGCGGTGGTCGCCTGCGTGGGCGGCGGCAGCAACGCGATGGGCATCTTCTACCCCTACATCCCGCACGAGGGCACGCGGTTGATCGGCGTCGAGGCGGCCGGTCACGGCATGGACAGCGGCAAGCACTCGGCTTCGCTGCAGCGCGGCGCGCCCGGCGTGCTGCACGGCAACCGCACCTACGTGCTGCAGGATGCCAACGGCCAGATCACCGAGACGCACTCGGTATCGGCCGGGCTGGACTACCCCGGCGTCGGCCCCGAGCATGCCTACCTGAAGGACATCGGCCGGGCCGAGTACGTCGGCATCACCGACGACGAGGCGCTCGCGGCCTTCCACTACCTGTGCCGCACCGAGGGCATCATCCCGGCCCTGGAGTCCAGCCACGCCGTCGCCTACGCGATGAAGCTGGCCAAGACCATGCGACCTGACCAGCACATCCTCGTCAACCTGTCCGGACGTGGCGACAAGGACATCGGCACCGTGGCCGACCTGTCCGGCGCCGAGTTCTTCTGCCGGCCCTCCTGCCGCGGGCAGACCGTCAAGAGCGGTGCCCAGGCTGTCGAAGTGGTGCGCAACGCGGGAGCTGCCCAATGA
- the trpA gene encoding tryptophan synthase subunit alpha — MSTTNRIAATFARLAAEGRKALIPYVTAGDPYADVTVELMHGMAAAGADVIELGVPFSDPMADGPVIQRASERALERGIGLVDVLAMVRRFRESDATTPVVLMGYANPVERYGPDRFVDDAHAAGVDGVLIVDYPPQECEAFAARLRERQMDPIFLLAPTSTDTRMDEVGRIATGYVYYVSLKGVTGAGHLDTDAVARMVPRIRQHVRVPVGVGFGIRDAATAVAVARVSDAVVIGSRIIQLIEQEPREAVVPVAAGFIREIRTALDTLAPASTK; from the coding sequence ATGAGTACGACGAACCGCATTGCCGCCACCTTTGCCCGCCTGGCCGCCGAAGGTCGCAAGGCGCTGATCCCCTACGTCACGGCCGGCGACCCCTATGCGGACGTGACCGTCGAGTTGATGCACGGCATGGCCGCGGCCGGGGCCGACGTGATCGAGCTGGGTGTGCCCTTCTCCGATCCGATGGCCGACGGCCCGGTGATCCAGCGCGCCAGCGAGCGGGCCCTTGAGCGCGGCATCGGGCTTGTCGACGTGCTGGCCATGGTGCGGCGCTTTCGCGAGTCCGATGCCACCACCCCGGTGGTGCTGATGGGCTACGCCAACCCGGTGGAGCGCTACGGGCCGGATCGCTTCGTCGACGATGCCCATGCCGCCGGTGTGGACGGCGTGCTGATCGTCGACTATCCGCCGCAGGAGTGCGAGGCCTTTGCGGCGCGCTTGCGGGAGCGGCAGATGGACCCGATCTTCCTGCTGGCGCCGACCTCCACCGACACCCGCATGGACGAGGTGGGCCGCATCGCCACCGGCTACGTTTACTACGTGTCGCTCAAGGGTGTGACCGGCGCCGGCCACCTCGACACCGACGCGGTGGCGCGCATGGTGCCCCGCATCCGCCAGCACGTGCGCGTGCCGGTGGGTGTTGGCTTCGGCATCCGCGATGCGGCCACCGCGGTGGCGGTGGCGCGTGTGTCGGACGCGGTAGTCATCGGCTCCCGTATCATCCAGCTGATTGAACAGGAACCGCGCGAGGCGGTGGTGCCGGTGGCAGCCGGTTTCATCCGCGAAATCCGCACGGCCCTGGATACCCTGGCCCCGGCCTCGACGAAGTAA
- the accD gene encoding acetyl-CoA carboxylase, carboxyltransferase subunit beta, giving the protein MSWLDKLLPPKIQQKTDQSERRSVPEGLWVKCPACETVLYKTDLEQNLNVCPKCSHHHRIGARARLDAFLDAEGRYEIGQEVVPVDALKFKDSKKYPERIKEAMEATGETDALIVLGGSVMSMPVVAACFEFDFMGGSMGSVVGERFVRGVESALEQKVPFVCFTATGGARMQEGLLSLMQMAKTNASLTRLSKAKLPFISVLTDPTMGGVSAGFAFVGDVVIAEPKALIGFAGPRVIENTVREKLPEGFQRSEFLMEKGALDMIVDRRELRQTIARALAMLQRQSADAVA; this is encoded by the coding sequence ATGAGTTGGCTCGACAAGCTGCTGCCCCCCAAGATCCAGCAGAAGACCGATCAGAGTGAGCGCCGCTCGGTGCCCGAGGGCCTGTGGGTCAAGTGCCCGGCCTGCGAGACGGTGCTGTACAAGACCGACCTGGAGCAGAACCTCAACGTCTGCCCGAAGTGCTCGCATCACCACCGCATCGGTGCACGGGCCCGCCTGGACGCCTTCCTCGATGCCGAGGGCCGCTACGAGATCGGCCAGGAAGTGGTGCCGGTCGACGCGCTGAAGTTCAAGGACAGCAAGAAGTACCCCGAGCGCATCAAGGAGGCCATGGAGGCCACCGGCGAGACCGATGCGCTGATCGTGCTGGGCGGCTCGGTGATGAGCATGCCGGTGGTGGCGGCCTGCTTCGAGTTCGACTTCATGGGCGGCTCGATGGGCTCGGTGGTGGGTGAGCGCTTCGTGCGCGGCGTCGAGTCGGCGCTGGAGCAGAAGGTGCCCTTCGTGTGCTTCACCGCCACCGGCGGTGCGCGCATGCAGGAGGGCCTGCTGTCGCTGATGCAGATGGCCAAGACCAACGCGTCGCTGACCCGCCTGTCCAAGGCCAAACTGCCCTTCATCAGCGTGCTGACCGATCCGACCATGGGCGGCGTGTCGGCCGGCTTCGCCTTCGTCGGTGACGTGGTGATCGCCGAGCCGAAGGCACTGATCGGCTTTGCCGGCCCGCGCGTGATCGAGAACACCGTGCGCGAGAAGCTGCCCGAGGGCTTCCAACGCTCCGAGTTCCTGATGGAAAAGGGTGCGCTGGACATGATCGTGGACCGGCGTGAACTGCGCCAAACCATCGCCCGTGCGCTGGCCATGCTGCAGCGCCAGAGCGCCGACGCGGTGGCCTGA
- the folC gene encoding bifunctional tetrahydrofolate synthase/dihydrofolate synthase has translation MNRSLADWLAHCERLHPVTIDLTLDRVTTVRERLGLHFDIPVFTVAGTNGKGSTCAMLEAILLQAGYRVGLYTSPHLVHFEERLRLNGEVVVAERLLPHFEAVEAARGDVALTYFEFTTLAILRCLAAEPLDAVVLEVGLGGRLDAVNVIDTDCAVITSIALDHMDYLGGDREAIGREKAGIMRAGRPVVIGDPQPPASLQAHARDVGADVWQAGVDFRHEGDRQQWSWSGRGRRRNALGYPALRGANQLLNASGVLAALEALRDRLPVPAQAVRNGLAMVQLPGRFQVQPGQPTLVLDVAHNPQAAAVLAVNLDQMGFYPRTHVVLGAMADKDLAGVIAPLLPLVDSWQLCDLPTARAASAGRLAELVSAQRQAALAAGQAVPEAAVSTHASPSAALQHILGHCDPADRIVVFGSFFTVGDVLQQGLPRLGAAHLG, from the coding sequence ATGAACCGAAGCCTGGCCGACTGGCTTGCGCACTGCGAGCGACTGCACCCGGTCACCATCGACCTGACGCTCGATCGCGTCACCACGGTGCGTGAGCGGCTCGGCCTGCACTTCGACATCCCTGTGTTCACCGTTGCCGGCACCAACGGCAAGGGCTCCACCTGCGCGATGCTGGAGGCCATCCTGCTGCAGGCGGGCTACCGGGTCGGCCTCTACACCTCGCCGCACCTGGTGCACTTCGAGGAGCGCCTGCGCCTGAACGGCGAGGTGGTGGTCGCCGAGCGGCTGCTGCCGCACTTCGAGGCGGTCGAGGCGGCGCGCGGTGACGTGGCGCTGACCTACTTCGAGTTCACCACGCTGGCGATCCTGCGCTGCCTGGCGGCCGAGCCGCTGGACGCGGTGGTGCTGGAGGTCGGTCTGGGTGGTCGGCTCGACGCGGTCAATGTGATCGACACGGACTGCGCCGTGATCACCTCCATCGCGCTCGACCATATGGACTACCTCGGTGGCGACCGCGAGGCGATCGGGCGCGAGAAGGCCGGCATCATGCGTGCCGGTCGGCCGGTGGTGATCGGTGATCCGCAGCCGCCGGCGAGCTTGCAGGCGCATGCGCGTGACGTGGGTGCCGATGTCTGGCAGGCGGGGGTCGATTTCCGGCACGAGGGCGACCGCCAGCAGTGGTCCTGGAGTGGCCGCGGGCGGCGGCGCAATGCGCTGGGCTACCCGGCACTGCGGGGGGCCAACCAGTTGCTCAATGCCTCGGGCGTGCTGGCGGCGCTCGAGGCCCTGCGCGACCGGCTGCCGGTGCCGGCCCAGGCGGTGCGCAATGGCCTGGCGATGGTGCAGCTGCCCGGGCGTTTCCAGGTGCAGCCTGGCCAGCCGACGCTGGTGCTGGACGTGGCCCACAACCCGCAGGCCGCTGCGGTGCTGGCGGTGAATCTCGATCAGATGGGCTTCTACCCGCGCACGCACGTCGTGTTGGGAGCCATGGCGGACAAGGACCTCGCCGGCGTGATCGCTCCGCTCCTGCCATTGGTGGACAGCTGGCAACTGTGCGACCTGCCCACGGCGCGGGCGGCCTCGGCGGGCCGGTTGGCAGAGCTGGTCAGTGCCCAGCGCCAAGCCGCGCTTGCGGCTGGCCAGGCCGTTCCCGAGGCCGCGGTGTCCACGCACGCAAGCCCCTCTGCTGCGCTGCAGCATATCCTGGGTCACTGCGACCCCGCTGATAGAATCGTGGTCTTTGGATCCTTCTTCACCGTGGGTGATGTGTTGCAGCAGGGCCTGCCCCGTCTGGGGGCCGCTCATCTTGGCTGA
- a CDS encoding SPOR domain-containing protein yields the protein MRFLSFLRRSPDAQPPARRGGPVQDPVSVEGLRARTRRRLIGAAVLVALAVLLLPVVFESAPRPVSDQVAIQMPPRETAATTIEMAGPRPGSAGATAPALLPLPTPAAVPALPVPRVVSPSSSAAMREPAPAASRALALAPSPPARLASAAVAARPTPARAPATDGKAATRIDRTEKSERADKVARGEPADRSAAAAKPAKPPVVVKEDKTARADKADRPARSERKEAPDKAPDKATAATKKPADARVWVQVGAYAEPGTVKTVRQRVDKLGLKSQEQAVQTSAGQRTRVRLGPFASREEADRAAAKLRANGLGASVVSP from the coding sequence ATGCGTTTCCTGTCGTTCCTGAGGCGTTCTCCTGACGCGCAGCCGCCGGCCCGGCGTGGCGGGCCGGTGCAGGACCCGGTGAGCGTCGAGGGGCTGCGTGCACGTACGCGCAGGCGGCTGATCGGTGCGGCGGTGCTGGTGGCGCTGGCGGTGCTGCTGCTGCCGGTGGTGTTCGAGAGTGCCCCGCGCCCGGTGTCCGACCAGGTGGCGATCCAGATGCCGCCGCGCGAAACGGCGGCAACCACGATCGAGATGGCCGGGCCGCGCCCTGGCAGTGCCGGCGCCACGGCGCCTGCCCTGCTGCCCTTGCCCACACCCGCGGCCGTGCCGGCTCTGCCGGTGCCCCGTGTCGTTTCGCCAAGCTCGAGTGCTGCCATGCGCGAACCGGCGCCAGCCGCTTCCCGTGCCCTGGCATTGGCCCCATCGCCGCCAGCACGGTTGGCATCGGCGGCAGTCGCTGCGCGGCCAACCCCGGCCCGGGCGCCAGCGACCGACGGCAAGGCGGCCACCAGGATCGATCGGACGGAGAAGTCCGAGCGTGCCGACAAGGTCGCCCGGGGTGAACCTGCGGACCGATCGGCCGCGGCGGCAAAGCCTGCCAAGCCACCGGTCGTGGTGAAAGAGGACAAGACGGCGCGCGCCGACAAGGCCGACAGGCCTGCCCGCAGCGAGCGCAAGGAGGCGCCGGACAAGGCGCCAGACAAGGCAACTGCCGCCACCAAGAAGCCGGCCGATGCCCGGGTGTGGGTGCAGGTGGGCGCCTATGCGGAGCCCGGGACCGTCAAGACGGTGCGCCAGCGCGTCGACAAGCTGGGGCTGAAATCCCAGGAGCAGGCGGTGCAGACCTCGGCGGGCCAGCGCACCCGCGTGCGGCTGGGACCCTTTGCCTCTCGCGAGGAAGCCGACCGGGCCGCGGCCAAGCTGCGTGCCAACGGCCTGGGCGCCTCGGTGGTGTCGCCTTGA
- a CDS encoding CvpA family protein: MASGALGWIDVLILVVLGGSVLVGVLRGLAFEVLSLLGWLVAWLCAQAWGIRVAQALHVGTPGSLLERGVGFALCFVAVLLGWKLLSWLVQQVIQATPLAPIDRTLGAAFGLLRGGVIVLVAVTLVGLTPWARSAPWQAAAGVRWAQVLLGVLAPVMPGPGTPASSSGKT; the protein is encoded by the coding sequence ATGGCCTCCGGTGCACTGGGATGGATCGACGTGCTGATCCTCGTGGTCCTCGGGGGCTCGGTGCTGGTCGGCGTGCTGAGGGGCCTGGCCTTCGAGGTGCTGTCGCTGCTGGGCTGGCTGGTGGCCTGGCTGTGCGCGCAGGCCTGGGGCATCCGCGTGGCCCAGGCGCTGCATGTCGGTACGCCCGGTTCGCTGCTGGAGCGCGGCGTGGGCTTTGCGCTGTGCTTCGTGGCGGTGCTGCTGGGTTGGAAGCTGCTGAGCTGGCTGGTGCAGCAGGTCATCCAGGCGACCCCGCTGGCGCCGATCGACCGCACGCTGGGTGCGGCCTTCGGTCTGCTGCGCGGCGGGGTGATCGTGCTGGTGGCCGTGACGCTGGTGGGGCTGACACCCTGGGCCCGATCGGCCCCCTGGCAGGCGGCCGCGGGCGTGCGCTGGGCACAGGTGCTGCTGGGTGTGTTGGCGCCGGTCATGCCGGGGCCGGGAACGCCTGCTTCGAGCAGCGGGAAAACATGA